One part of the Candidatus Thermoplasmatota archaeon genome encodes these proteins:
- the pstA gene encoding phosphate ABC transporter permease PstA produces the protein MNTYEYRKLKNTLASGLALACVILALIPLVYILAGVVMKGAPALSWEFLTNRTVGTGEPGEGIGNAIVGTLLLVFYASMIGLPVGILTGIYVSEYGNNKFGSTVRFFNDVLANFPSIVVGLLAYALVVAYLNVGFSLIAGSVALSIIMIPIVANTTEEALRMVPNSLREGALALGVARWRTVLKVMLVSGRAGIVTGALLAIARIAGETAPLLLTAFYSSYWSFSPTEPIASLPLTIFRNYNSPSEVLLQQAWGAALVLIIIVLTLNIGVRLFMRQKTKKSKAVRMRWMTRLSRRD, from the coding sequence TTGAACACATACGAGTATCGCAAGCTGAAGAACACACTCGCCTCTGGACTCGCCCTTGCGTGTGTCATCCTTGCCTTGATTCCCCTGGTCTACATCCTTGCTGGCGTTGTGATGAAGGGGGCGCCGGCTCTGAGCTGGGAGTTCCTGACTAACAGGACAGTAGGGACTGGTGAGCCGGGCGAGGGGATAGGCAACGCGATAGTCGGCACTCTTCTCCTCGTCTTCTACGCAAGCATGATAGGCCTGCCGGTCGGCATTCTTACGGGCATCTACGTTTCTGAGTACGGCAACAACAAGTTCGGATCTACTGTGAGGTTCTTCAACGACGTCCTTGCTAATTTCCCATCGATTGTCGTGGGCCTGCTTGCATACGCATTGGTGGTGGCTTATCTCAATGTTGGCTTCTCCCTGATCGCCGGATCCGTCGCTCTCTCGATCATAATGATACCGATTGTGGCCAACACGACCGAAGAGGCTCTCAGGATGGTCCCCAATTCATTGAGAGAAGGAGCACTTGCACTGGGAGTGGCCAGGTGGAGGACGGTCCTCAAGGTGATGCTCGTGAGCGGAAGGGCAGGCATAGTGACAGGGGCACTGCTCGCGATAGCCCGGATCGCCGGTGAGACGGCCCCTCTTCTCCTCACAGCTTTCTACAGCAGCTACTGGTCGTTCTCCCCGACCGAACCCATAGCTTCGCTGCCTCTGACGATATTCCGAAACTACAATTCGCCTTCGGAGGTGCTCCTCCAGCAGGCATGGGGGGCTGCCCTTGTGCTAATCATTATTGTGCTAACGCTGAACATCGGGGTTAGGTTGTTCATGAGACAGAAGACAAAGAAATCAAAGGCGGTGAGAATGAGATGGATGACAAGATTGTCACGAAGGGATTGA
- the pstB gene encoding phosphate ABC transporter ATP-binding protein — translation MDDKIVTKGLNAYFGDVHAVKGIDIRIPKNAITAIIGPSGCGKSTLIRCMNRMHEVVRGARVTGEVLLDGRDIYSSQMDPVLVRTKVGMVFQKPNPFPTMSIYDNVVAGLRLNGEKDWKRLDATVERSLKLAALWDEVKHQLDASGVSISGGQQQRLCIARALAVQPEALLLDEPCSALDPIATAKIEDLLFDLKDKYTIVIVTHNMQQAARVADFTAFMYMGELIEFGVTKKIFENPDKELTEKYITGRFG, via the coding sequence ATGGATGACAAGATTGTCACGAAGGGATTGAATGCATACTTCGGGGATGTCCATGCCGTGAAAGGGATTGACATCCGAATACCGAAGAACGCGATAACGGCGATCATAGGGCCATCTGGCTGCGGGAAGTCCACCCTTATAAGATGCATGAACAGGATGCACGAAGTCGTGCGCGGAGCACGGGTCACGGGGGAAGTGCTATTGGACGGCAGGGACATCTACAGCAGTCAAATGGATCCGGTGCTAGTGAGAACCAAGGTCGGAATGGTGTTCCAGAAACCAAATCCGTTTCCGACCATGTCCATCTACGACAATGTTGTCGCAGGCCTGAGGCTGAATGGAGAGAAGGACTGGAAGAGGCTTGACGCGACGGTCGAGAGGAGCCTCAAGCTCGCCGCCCTGTGGGATGAGGTGAAACACCAACTAGACGCATCCGGAGTAAGCATCTCGGGCGGGCAACAGCAGAGGCTCTGCATAGCGAGGGCACTGGCGGTCCAGCCCGAGGCACTGCTCCTCGACGAACCCTGTTCCGCTCTGGACCCCATCGCCACTGCGAAGATTGAGGATCTTCTCTTCGATCTGAAGGACAAGTACACAATAGTCATAGTCACGCACAACATGCAGCAGGCCGCACGAGTTGCGGATTTCACAGCATTCATGTATATGGGAGAGTTGATTGAGTTCGGCGTCACGAAGAAGATCTTCGAGAACCCAGACAAGGAACTCACAGAGAAGTACATCACGGGGAGGTTCGGATAG